ggaaggtcgtccagctggacgacttagtagacgacttataataagtcgtctggaaggtcgtccagctggacgacttagttgacgacttataattaagtcgtctatttagtattttgtttcaaatatctaactcgattcttcttctatttactgcagacccgcgtgatcaactttgttgagaaggacattagtgaaatgtggccaaaatgggactctgaggttgatgacgtgcccgcggagaacatcattaaagtgatgtatgatcggagaccgtggaagtggaccatggattgctgggaagtcactggtacaaaacccaagtttgtgactccatcgaaaagagccaaagagatggttgtggaggaggtggaggaagacaatcagagacctcggaagaaagctcgtaaagaggctcctaaagaggctcctaaagaggctagagaagaggctcctacagaggctacagaagaggctacagaagaggctagagaagaggctagttgggtgaccagagaggagttagaaaacatgttcaaggacttaggtgacatgatgaaagaggggtttaagaagtgcatcagggagattaggaagatctccgatagattggaagctgtggagaagaaggttggtgtcaccaatcaggctacccctcaagccccagaaaccgggttagtaaaaaacaccctaccccacaagccccagaaaccggggctagtaacaaacagactactcctcaaaaggatcagcctccacttcaaaccaatcatcctactcctcccaccagacagcctgctcctcaaaaggcaaagcctactcctcaaaaggcgaaacagcctgctcctcaaactaaacagcctgctcctcaaactaaacagcctgctcctcaaacgaaacagcctgctcctcaaactaaacagcctgctcctcagacgaaacagcctgctcctcaaacgaaaaagccttctccacaaaagaaacagccttctcctctgcccaaagaggttaatatcaaatctttaagtcgtctggtctttgtatagatttgtaaatatataagtcgtctggaaggttttccagctggacgacttacaaataagtcgtctggaaggttttccagctggaaaaccttccagacgacttatttgtaagtcgtccagctggaaaaccttccagaagacttacaaataagtcgtctgaactccagctggaaccaaatcctctcccaacttttatttaagtcgtccagggttaacttgttctcttttattgcagagattgttgccggaggatacagcagatgaggcgatctcggtatataagatcttgccggaggataaagcagatggtgtcacctccaaagagattgtcctctcacttccactgaccaaccgagcttcgcttccaacgatcaacaaccgagcttcgcttccaccgatccagcttcagcttcagaaccgagcctggttgtattggaccaaacagctcccactgcttctgtgcgtgcaaggagtgaacgaacgaagaaacctgctcccacgcagatatctccttatacggcagagagaaggaaactccttagagtgggaaagtataatccatttcccacactaaacagacctaagatgaaggagctcgctgattggttgaaaactgatccgtaagtgattgctttacccataatagcttgatttagtctaccaaaactgattgcttttttgtttgcagtgattatttcactaaggaagaggacaaaccacgtacatcaccaacttggtggtatcaaaaactccggacatccaaagcatggctggaagacgtagtaagtcttctgcttatctttaagtcgtctggtaacttgtctttgtatagatttgtaaatatataagtcgtctggaaggttttccagctggacgacttatttgtaagtcgtccagctggaaaaccttccagaagacttacaaataagtcgtctggtaacttgtctttgtatagatttgtaaatatataagtcgtctggaaggttttccagctggacgacttacaaataagtcgtctggaaggttttcgagctggaaaaccttccagacgacttatttgtaagtcgtccagctggaaaaccttccagacgacttatttgtaagtcgtctggaaggttctaacttgtattattttatatgcagcatatagatgcttggatgaatgtgctgaggcagaggtataaggagaacccacaatgtttccggagcgagcgaatgtgcttcctggatcacaactttacccagtcttggagagaacagtatctggtcttcaaaacatcgtcgtctgatcacaatggtttaggaaaaatgctacctagtggggcggcgagtttgtatgacggatcaatgccttcattttgccaatcaaacaagaagtggggggaggacattgatgatatctatgcgccactgaacttggacaacaaacattgggtggctatttggatatcgatccctaagaggcacatagtcgtctgggacagcataccttcaactaccataccagaaagatgggatgagataatggagccttttctcgagatggtcccttatctgattgtggagtgcggagaccagatgcatgggttggagcgatacacttatgagagactcctcaaagatgtacccacggccaacaatggtgattgtggcgtgtacgctgcaaagtacattgaatgtcatgctcttggggtcccctttagccctaaagactttgctaggtccaatgcgaagactatgagggatactatggctttggctatatggacggagcttgttgatcagcatctgaaagataatgaggatggtggtatgtttgtaggcatgtatgattagatacacaaatcaatttgtatagattttttaacttgtatagattttttaacttgtatagattttttaacttgtatagatacacaaatcaatttgtatatttgaactatttgtatacacaaatctatttgtatatttgaactatttgtttacacaaatctatttgtatgtttgtgggcatgtatgatttatttgattttctaacttgtatagattttctaacttacaaataagtcgtctggaaggttttccagctggacgacttacaaataagtcgtctggaaggttttccagctggacgacttacaaatcatctgcaaataacttaaaaatcatctgcagctggtctcaacaaccattctccatacactgcatgtaacttaaaaatcatctgcaaatattcaaaataaaacacattagtaaacatagagaaaatgaagaagttcaacaaacattatcgcagacgacttagatttaagtcgtccagaagacttaaaggtaagtcgtctaaagaggtcacttttgcaattgaaaattaaaagggacgacttaattctaagtcgtccggctttgtttgttaaaaaaaaaaattcagacgacttatatataagtcgtctacgaaaaacgggctagttttgcatttgaccgaatcgtgtcagatctttgactatttctggacgacttataaatcagtcgtctctggaaagtaaaaatttcaatattttattcaaactagacgacttacacgtaagtcgtcccaggttagttttgtaattgaaaaataaaacttgaaatttaactttctccagacgacttaactaaaagtcgtccagctagacgacttaatttaaggtcgtccgggataagcaaggtttggacgacttaattgggaaaaattctggacgactttgctttccccggacgactttaaattaagtcttctgacgggacgactttatattatgtcgtctggtaaaaattaaattatgaagttttatttttcaactacaaaactaacctaagacgacttacacgtaagtcgtctagtttaataaaatattgaaattttaactttccgagagacgactgaattataagtcgtccagaaatagtcaaagatctgacacgattcggtcaaatgcaaaactagcctgtttctcgtagacgacttatataagtcgtctggactgttttttttcaccaaacaaagctggacgacttagtttaagtcgtccgtttgaccagaagactcatcagtaagtcttctacatacagatgacttacttgtaagtcttctacgcgaacagattttgaaaaaaattcaaattcgtaccttcaactaggtgagatgactttgtttgcacacagggtcttctccaaccacccagaacctcaaacgaaagcaaccgtaagtcaaaacgaaagaaatatggctccaaacaattttgaatcaaaagcttcagttttttggatgaatatggagagaaagtgaaagaaatgttgttttttagttcataacaattgaaacagagagagtgtaaagagatttacgtgcattaaagggcattaaaagctccaaacagttcgtacaaggttgttcccactattcatggcagtggcaatattgtaaatacttgaagaaaatgaggttgagacagtaaagaagccattttcgaaaaaaaaaaaaaaaaagggttaatggcattttcgtagataaaatgcagatgtggggttaaaaactcaaaaaaaaaatgagtcaaaagaaaaggttagttttctgtttgattaAGTCTCTGTATCTCTCTCTAAAGCAAGTTTTAATGAATAATACATACAGTTTGAtctatctttttctctttattcactaaattattttgttttttttttttgatcactCACTaaattatctatactattatttatgaagtgattttgcttacttgtcatgttctccatgattttagctaattttgcttatttatcatatttttattaagtttaagctaaattatcattgatgtattatttgttttgagctgagtcactaaatcattaatttaaattaatagccttgatgaatattatatataaataaaaacgaattttattttattaatattaaatttatatgttatattagattttcttatttgtcatatttttattaggttttagacttttagataggttattaatttattattagtttctaactattcactaatttattttaatgatataaagtttatatgttatatgctatattaaataattgattacaaaataatattttagaattatcaaaaaaaaaagttcttctatatatattctttttgtgcctatctgaaaacaatattttttttataaaagttaaaaaaaattaagatacaaaacaatttattattaaatattagtcaaccaaaaaatataaatatattttctaaactatctctaagatatgagtgttttaaaaaaaccttaacacaataataagtatatattttgattaaaattatttgacatatataaacattttgatgtttgatttaactatttaaaaacataaataataatttattatgctggttttagattaataagatataaactaataagtatttataagaaatttatgcccgcatgtgcgggcaaaacacctagttttgTATTATCATGGTTTGTGATATATCATGTGATTGTGAGAGTACTTTTGTTTAGGCTTGTCTCACATTAAATGACGAAATAGGTGACGAGGAAAGCCGAAACCGGGTCGAAATTTAGCGGACTATATAACTCGAACCACTTGTCACACATGCATAGAAATATAGTCACAACATGGGATATAATCATGCAAACACGTATACACAGATTGAGAGAGGATCAGGTAAGATCGAGGAATGGATAGACACGAACAGGATCCACGTGCTCAGCTTTAGACACTCTTTATATTAACATCTGTCTCCAATTTACTTACAccacttttcttcttttaagcTCTCGTTCTCTTCTACTTCTACTCCTCTTCCCTTCCCTTGcatttttctttctcaaagTTATTGGTTTGAAATTTGAATCTTTTCGTTGAAGATAAAAGAGTTCTTAAATGGCAACATATGCTAGAAGAACATACGGATTCGGGAGAGTTGATGAGGCGTCTCACCCGGACTCGATTAGAGCCACTTTGGCCGAGTTTCTATCCACTTTCGTCTTTGTCTTTGCTGGAGAAGGCTCCATCCTCTCTCTAGGTACGTAGTTCCTAGCTAGATATCTACATATGAAAATCCAATAATTTTCAGCCAATTAATATTTGCCATCTttgcttttttttaaaaaaaaaatagcaatcACAACGTCTGATATTTATTTACATGAAACATTTATCAAGATTTTTGTTCTAGTAATAAACACTatagaaagaagaaaatatagatcTTATTCGGTGATTAATATATTGGTATGAGCCATGCATCATCTGTGACATGAACTATTATCCATGTGTTATTGGACAGACAAGTTGTATTGGGACACTGCCGCTCACACTGGGACAGACACGCCGGGAGGGTTACTTTTGGTGGCGTTGGCTCATGCATTGGCCCTGTTTGCCGCAGTTTCGGCGGCCATCAATGTCTCTGGTGGTCACGTGAACCCTGCGGTCACGTTTGCTGCTCTAGTTGGAGGCAGGCTCTCGGTAATCCGAGCTATCTACTATTGGGTTGCTCAGCTTCTTGGTGCTATCCTCGCTTGCCTCTTGTTGAGGCTTTCCACTAATGGCAAGGTATTATATCATTtatcattgatttttttaattctttttgaaaatatatgctCCTGACTATCAATGTGGTCCTCTGTAATGCAGAGACCAATAGGTTTCCATGTAGCATCTGGAGTCAGTGAGCTTCATGGGCTATTGATGGAGATCATACTTACATTTGCATTGGTTTACGTCTTCTACTCAACTGTAATCGATCCGAAGAGAGGGAGTATTGGGATCATAGCGCCGCTAGCAGTCGGGCTCATAGTTGGGGCGAACATGTTGGTAGGAGGACCATTCGAAGGAGCGTCAATGAATCCGGCTAGAGCGTTTGCTCCATCACTAGTTGGATGGAGATGGGAGAATCATTGGATATATTGGGTTGGGCCCTTCATTGGAGGTGCAATCGCCGCACTTATCTACGAGTACATGATCATCCCCAACGTGAACGAAACTCCTCCTCGCCACAGTGTCCACCAACCATTGGCTCCCGAAGATTACTAAACTGGACTTTAGACCGTACCAAGCGTTCTCTCTTTCTATCAAGAATCTTTGTTTTGCTTGTGTTGTTGTttgtctctttgtttttttttttacatgcaacttcatatgtataaataattgAGTCCATATCAAGACAGTATCTGTGTGTTCTTGTATTGTATTTGTGTGTTAACTATCCGATAATAAAGATTTCAAATATTTCACCAGAAAATGGAAACAATGATGGTTTTCTCTCTCAAAGTactgtacatgtgtacatgtaaCAATGCAATCTCCTCTGTTTCTATAAATCAGTTTCTGTATCTGAAACCTGCAAAGGCTTCTTTGTTTTCCTGTTAGGAAGGTCCTCTCATCTTTTCAACAATCTGTTTACTCTTTTCTTCCATGTGACG
The Raphanus sativus cultivar WK10039 chromosome 1, ASM80110v3, whole genome shotgun sequence DNA segment above includes these coding regions:
- the LOC108844311 gene encoding probable aquaporin TIP3-2, with protein sequence MATYARRTYGFGRVDEASHPDSIRATLAEFLSTFVFVFAGEGSILSLDKLYWDTAAHTGTDTPGGLLLVALAHALALFAAVSAAINVSGGHVNPAVTFAALVGGRLSVIRAIYYWVAQLLGAILACLLLRLSTNGKRPIGFHVASGVSELHGLLMEIILTFALVYVFYSTVIDPKRGSIGIIAPLAVGLIVGANMLVGGPFEGASMNPARAFAPSLVGWRWENHWIYWVGPFIGGAIAALIYEYMIIPNVNETPPRHSVHQPLAPEDY